Proteins encoded together in one Penicillium digitatum chromosome 1, complete sequence window:
- a CDS encoding Exocyst complex component Sec3, putative produces the protein MNSRDRPRGPPPGLLPNRGDPQSDSGSSPSKMTRGAAFEDEKKRIIHSCFAKKDEDGLLLESYITHVRITEDSAHPSSPFPPNGSPENKKPRIIIISVRKSGRVRIHKARENNEGTFSIGKTWMLDDLSAIQSFASFVPRTTVEQQQKEWAGNVGITVTIGKPYYWHARTSKEKEFFVGSLVKIYRKYTNGKIPNLVGFDDKERQMLARHGQSAQPAQPAQPAQPGGSSIAPPSRKPPPIPSTSDSPVPASLQPSYRGRDASRDAPREVKRKPSDDPTLRTQKSHEQIPRPSTSSRPSTGQGRPAPSPFDLHKSPSPSLLSGSSLDQQPPPRAAERSAANTKPPSSPSEPRGTDNLTVATQASSYAGIPESLRPSSAPRPPPLATQPVQNKAPEFMLGNDALRPTTSGSFNNDSRDASQRPTPSFGPKSPHRGGGERIFTFNHPSLPLEKSASDSLLAGTSALPREPSSSPAIEGLASEPAAIMAANMPSPEPIQPSNEKPKTPIEIVPATDSPSKSSPEQDEEAGEFEPHRPGLGPMVKKKEGKDIAGAWKKAANAYAGFKPRAGGAGERLLAAAKKSQAELAGPDGITSVVPAPSLSRSLTDPPPSPMITNSEQELQLPAPAAEPETPTVEITEPAPEEIAVAPVQTPEVSPENLSNVVIKVEDHSRSPSPATQGRRRRRREDHTIKYCQALKIDPSILDGRGIAFDEILTDLGWNGRLADEQKIEDLEADVRREIGRVEATSWLGNLEQQEGKVEQLASLIDRTIEECDELDGLLTLYSHELNTLHEDVAYIEAQGQGLQVHTANQKLLQNELQTLLKTLSISSSDLGPLKEASLSNPDGLRDTESALATLYKAMLTIDSDIGQNKKRQVDASVGVYADTEIGQMRAIKQKKEEYRSTATMFLNRLQQFMALAFKMAEQKRVDWTNAGTKDAMKLDYAARGHFRQEVWRYHPLMVFAKEISMAEWRSLVSLYEQQSKPSYQGDFRENNLAWKNTAHKPTGDEQELLFTHQEKEKETEGLTMAARKLTVRRGKTVRAAAGLRLASGGGKKQGKAEPYEAFVGTMRETLNMMAQEQNFIIQFFHLNSLASADFPDLVSATIPENRSCPDFSANQPHDPDRGIAKRVEQIMDEVYSFWPNDMQSMVDWAMQADPLQGIGILYALETAMNDFDDTNQEFILHALQKIHSRVMGLFNRFVDEQIRGIEDTKVKVNKRKGVISFMRVFPNFANAVESMLSSSSGSFCDIRVSVNGAYDRINRAMWESLKFIAKEAPGQPPGVTAGAGDPEDKEILNYHILLIENMNHYIEEVDVHNIPAVKRWTDRAHQDFQEHMKLYLDAVIHRPLGKLIDFVQSIENLLAAGGNPTDIVARASHSRIVAKKVIASYDNREIRRGIEMLKKRVEKHFGDADDPGLSRSLVLKVLRECENRYENTYDRSRKIIEDVYEGQLDLDWRKEETLSMFRK, from the exons ATGAATAGCAGAGACCGTCCTCGCGGGCCTCCGCCAGGGCTACTCCCAAATCGTGGAGATCCGCAGTCTGATTCAGGCTCCAGCCCAAGCAAAATGACAAGAGGGGCCGCTTttgaggatgagaagaagcgTATCATTCATAGCTGTTTCGCAAAAAAGGATGAAGATGGTCTCT TGCTTGAATCCTATATAACCCACGTCCGCATTACCGAGGATTCAGCGCACCCCTCCAGCCCTTTCCCACCGAACGGGTCACCGGAGAATAAGAAACCccgcatcatcatcatatcCGTTCGAAAGTCAGGTAGAGTCCGCATACACAAGGCTCGAGAGAACAATGAGGGGACTTTCTCTATCGGCAAAACTTGGATGCTCGATGATTTAAGCGCAATTCAATCATTCGCCTCTTTTGTGCCGAGAACAACTGTGGAGCAGCAACAAAAAGAATGGGCAGGCAATGTAGGAATCACGGTCACTATTGGAAAGCCATACTATTGGCATGCCAGGACTTCCAAGGAAAAGGAGTTCTTCGTTGGGAGCTTGGTCAAGATCTACCGGAAGTACACTAATGGAAAAATCCCTAACCTCGTTGGTTTTGATGACAAGGAGCGACAAATGCTGGCAAGGCATGGACAATCTGCGCAACCAGCACAGCCGGCGCAACCAGCGCAACCAGGCGGTTCCTCAATCGCTCCACCGTCAAGGAAACCCCCTCCAATTCCTTCAACATCGGACAGCCCGGTGCCTGCTTCGCTACAGCCGTCCTACAGAGGTCGTGATGCCAGTCGCGATGCGCCTCGGGAAGTCAAAAGGAAGCCTTCCGATGACCCCACACTTCGCACTCAAAAGAGCCATGAGCAGATACCTCGGCCGTCGACCAGTTCTCGGCCGTCTACAGGACAAGGCAGGCCGGCGCCGTCCCCCTTTGATCTACATAAATCCCCTTCTCCGTCGCTCCTTTCTGGGTCATCTCTGGACCAACAACCGCCGCCACGTGCAGCCGAGCGTAGCGCAGCAAATACAAAACCCCCGAGCTCACCATCCGAGCCGAGGGGAACGGATAATCTGACTGTTGCAACACAAGCCAGCAGCTATGCTGGTATTCCAGAGTCACTTCGCCCATCTTCTGCCCCCAGACCACCACCTCTTGCTACCCAGCCAGTTCAGAATAAGGCTCCAGAATTCATGCTCGGCAATGATGCACTTCGTCCTACAACTTCTGGTTCTTTCAACAACGACAGTAGGGACGCATCCCAACGTCCCACACCCAGCTTTGGGCCAAAGTCGCCCCACCGTGGTGGCGGGGAGAGGATATTCACATTTAATCACCCCTCTCTTCCTCTAGAGAAAAGTGCATCAGATAGCTTGTTAGCTGGAACTTCCGCACTGCCCCGAGAACCGTCTTCATCACCGGCAATTGAGGGACTGGCTTCTGAGCCTGCTGCCATTATGGCTGCTAACATGCCCTCTCCAGAGCCTATTCAGCCTTCCAATGAAAAGCCCAAGACTCCTATCGAAATTGTTCCTGCCACGGACTCGCCATCTAAATCTTCCCCGGAGCAGGATGAAGAAGCCGGTGAATTTGAGCCGCATCGCCCGGGGCTCGGCCCTATGGTCAAGAAAAAGGAAGGCAAGGATATTGCAGGCGCCTGGAAAAAGGCTGCAAATGCTTATGCCGGTTTCAAGCCCAGGGCTGGTGGGGCTGGTGAGCGACTGCTGGCAGCCGCGAAGAAGTCACAGGCCGAGCTCGCGGGCCCTGATGGCATCACCAGCGTTGTTCCGGCGCCTTCCCTTTCCCGGTCGCTGACTGACCCCCCGCCGAGTCCAATGATAACAAATTCGGAACAAGAACTACAACTCCCCGCGCCCGCTGCAGAGCCGGAGACACCAACTGTCGAAATTACAGAGCCAGCACCCGAGGAGATCGCGGTTGCCCCTGTCCAAACTCCCGAGGTCTCACCGGAGAACCTCTCTAATGTTGTTATAAAAGTTGAAGATCACTCAAGATCGCCATCCCCAGCAACTCAAGGACGTCGTCGCAGACGCCGTGAAGACCACACTATCAAATATTGTCAAGCCCTTAAGATCGATCCCAGCATCCTTGACGGACGTGGTATTGCATTTGACGAAATTCTCACTGATTTGGGCTGGAACGGACGGTTGGCCGATGAACAGAAGATTGAGGATTTGGAAGCAGATGTTCGCCGTGAGATTGGCCGTGTCGAGGCCACCAGTTGGCTTGGCAATCTTGAACAACAGGAAGGAAAAGTGGAACAACTTGCGAGCTTGATCGATAGAACGATTGAGGAGTGTGATGAGCTAGATGGTCTTTTAACCCTTTACTCTCATGAACTGAAC ACTCTTCACGAGGATGTCGCCTATATTGAAGCTCAAGGTCAAGGTTTGCAGGTGCACACAGCAAATCAGAAGCTCCTGCAAAACGAGCTGCAAACTCTTTTAAAGACACTTTCAATCTCTTCATCTGATCTCGGACCGCTTAAAGAGGCCTCCTTGAGCAACCCTGATGGATTGAGGGATACTGAAAGTGCTCTAGCTACTTTGTATAAAGCCATGCTCACGATAGACTCTGACATTGGGCAAAACAAGAAGCGTCAAGTCGATGCAAGTGTCGGTGTCTATGCTGATACAGAAATTGGCCAGATGCGTGCGATCAAgcaaaagaaggaagagtATCGCTCCACTGCAACCATGTTCCTCAACCGACTGCAGCAGTTCATGGCCCTTGCCTTCAAAATGGCAGAACAAAAACGCGTCGATTGGACCAATGCCGGAACCAAGGATGCGATGAAACTAGACTATGCTGCGCGAGGACACTTCCGTCAAGAGGTCTGGCGGTATCATCCCCTGATGGTATTTGCTAAGGAGATTAGTATGGCAGAGTGGCGTAGCCTTGTCAGCCTCTATGAGCAGCAGTCCAAGCCTTCGTACCAGGGCGACTTCCGCGAGAATAATCTGGCTTGGAAGAATACTGCGCACAAACCAACGGGAGATGAGCAGGAACTCCTCTtcacacaccaagagaaggagaaagagaccGAAGGTCTTACCATGGCTGCACGGAAACTGACTGTGCGACGAGGCAAGACGGTGCGGGCCGCCGCTGGGCTTCGACTGGCTTCGGGCGGTGGGAAGAAGCAAGGAAAGGCTGAGCCATATGAAGCATTTGTTGGGACCATGCGGGAGACACTGAACATGATGGCTCAGGAGCAGAACTTCATCATCCAGTTCTTCCATCTCAATTCTCTTGCCAGCGCCGATTTCCCCGACCTGGTGTCAGCGACCATTCCCGAAAATCGCTCTTGTCCCGATTTCTCTGCCAACCAGCCGCATGATCCTGATCGGGGAATTGCAAAGAGAGTCGAGCAGATCATGGATGAAGTGTACTCATTCTGGCCGAATGACATGCAGAGCATGGTGGACTGGGCGATGCAGGCTGATCCTCTGCAAGGAATTGGTATTCTCTATGCCTTGGAGACCGCCATGAATGACTTTGATGACACGAATCAAGAGTTTATTCTTCATGCACTGCAGAAAATTCATTCCCGCGTGATGGGACTGTTCAACCGATTTGTAGATGAGCAAATCCGAGGCATTGAAGACACCAAGGTGAAGGTAAACAAGCGGAAGGGAGTCATTTCCTTTATGCGGGTGTTCCCGAACTTCGCCAATGCGGTGGAAAGCATGCTATCATCCTCGTCCGGGTCCTTCTGTGACATTCGCGTTAGTGTCAATGGCGCGTACGACCGCATCAACCGTGCGATGTGGGAATCACTCAAGTTCATTGCCAAGGAAGCACCCGGTCAACCTCCAGGTGTCACTGCGGGTGCGGGAGATCCGGAAGACAAGGAGATCCTAAATTACCACATTCTCCTCATCGAGAACATGAACCACTACATCGAGGAAGTCGATGTACACAACATCCCCGCAGTTAAACGCTGGACTGATCGGGCCCACCAAGACTTCCAGGAGCACATGAAGCTCTACCTCGACGCCGTTATTCACCGCCCACTCGGCAAACTCATTGATTTCGTCCAATCAATTGAAAACCTCCTTGCTGCGGGCGGTAACCCGACCGATATTGTAGCCCGCGCCAGCCACTCCCGCATAGTGGCTAAAAAGGTAATCGCTTCCTATGACAATCGGGAAATCCGCCGTGGCATCGAAATGCTCAAGAAGCGTGTTGAGAAGCACTTTGGTGATGCCGATGACCCTGGTCTCAGTCGCAGTCTTGTTCTCAAGGTGCTCCGGGAGTGCGAGAATCGGTATGAGAATACCTATGACCGCTCCCGGAAGATCATTGAAGATGTCTATGAGGGTCAATTGGATCTGGACTGGCGCAAGGAAGAGACCCTTAGCATGTTCCGGAAATGA
- a CDS encoding Ham1-like protein, translating into MSSTTINFITGNKNKLVEARAILGDSVQLSNQSIEITEIQGSIEEIARDKCRKAAIAVNGPVLTEDSALEFRALKGLPGPYIKCFYSALGNDGLCKLLAAYDDKAATAVCTFAFSAGPGSEPELFQACTEGKIVDKRGDGGFACDPIFEVNGQTYAEMSFEYKNTVSERCKALEKLQDWLNNNV; encoded by the exons ATGTCCTCTACCACGATCAATTTCATCACTGGGAATAAGAACAAGCTTGTCGAGGCGAGAGCCATCCTGGGTGATTCGGTGCAGCTTTCAAATCAAAGCATAGAGATCACTGAAATCCAGGGCTCTATTGAAGAAATCGCACGAGACAAGTGTCGAAAAGCAGCTATAGCA GTCAACGGCCCTGTCTTGACAGAGGATAGTGCCCTTGAATTCAGGGCACTCAAAGGGCTACCTGGGCCCTATAT AAAATGTTTCTACTCTGCTTTAGGCAATGATGGCCTATGCAAACTACTTGCAGCTTACGACGACAAAGCAGCCACGGCCGTGTGCACATTCGCCTTCTCCGCCGGCCCAGGATCTGAGCCTGAGCTTTTCCAGGCATGTACTGAAGGCAAGATTGTCGATAAAAGGGGAGATGGTGGATTTG CTTGTGACCCCATCTTTGAGGTCAACGGCCAGACCTATGCAGAAATGAGTTTTGAATACAAG AATACGGTTTCTGAGAGATGCAAAGCTCTGGAGAAATTGCAAGACTGGCTGAATAATAATGTATGA
- a CDS encoding SRP40, C-terminal: protein MAKVSSKKTSVKKTESSKTTKSIPPQMIASVAAFLSENFPETSAAFTKEAKSGKTSDAKNVPSLLELFQASEQASGVKKSTSPSSSSSSSSSSDSDSDVEMGDATRSSSSSSSSSSSSDSDADDEDDDKPPAAPTPAPVAAKKSAGVKRKAESSGESSSSSDSSSSSSEDDSPKAKKAKTSPTPKDASSSSSSSESSSSSSDSSSSDSDSSSSSSSSDSSDSSSDSSSDSSDSSDSSSSDSSSESESESEKESKKALKKAKKTPLPESDSSSDSESSSSGSNTLAPSPETETKPTMKAVEAVLTTSSSASPAPGNGPAKKKHTGARPTPLALLSELPHNHPSNDYISYAYAERAWKDLSVTRGKGFTKEKNKKKRGSYRGGPIDIAPCTTSFKFED from the exons ATGGCAAAGGTTTCCAGCAAGAAGACCTCGGTTAAGAAG ACCGAGTCTTCCAAGACCACAAAGTCCATCCCCCCTCAAATGATCGCCTCAGTCGCGGCTTTCTTGTCGGAGAATTTCCCAGAGACTAGCGCCGCCTTCACCAAGGAAGCAAAGTCGGGCAAGACGAGCGATGCGAAGAATGTCCCCTCTCTCTTGGAACTCTTCCAAGCTTCAGAGCAGGCATCTGGCGTGAAGAAGTCTACTAGCCCCAGTTCTTCTTCCAGCTCAAGCAGCAGCTCCGATAGCGACTCGGATGTTGAGATGGGCGACGCCACtcgctcctcctcctcctcttcgtcttcctcttccagcTCCGACAGCGATgcggatgatgaggatgacgatAAGCCCCCTGCGGCTCCCACCCCCGCCCCCGTCGCGGCCAAAAAGTCTGCCGGTGTGAAGCGCAAGGCCGAATCTAGTGGCGAGTCTAGCAGCTCCTCCgactcctcttcctcttcctccgaaGATGACAGCCCTAAGGCTAAGAAGGCCAAGACCTCCCCAACCCCGAAGGAtgcatcttcctcttcctcttcatccgaatcttcatcctcgtcttcggATTCTTCCAGCTCTGACTCTGATTCCTCGTCgagctcttcttcttctgattcCTCTGATTCCTCGTCTGACTCTTCTTCCGACTCTTCCGACTCTTCCGactcctcttcctccgacTCTTCCTCTGAGTCCGAGTCCGAGTCTGAGAAGGAATCTAAGAAGGCCCTGAAGAAGGCAAAGAAGACTCCTCTTCCCGAGTCCGACTCCTCTTCTGACTCCGAATCTTCCTCATCCGGCAGCAACACCCTCGCTCCTTCCCCGGAGACCGAGACTAAGCCCACTATGAAGGCTGTGGAGGCCGTGCTGACCACCTCCTCAAGCGCCAGCCCCGCTCCTGGCAACGGACctgccaagaagaagcacaCCGGAGCTCGCCCCACCCCTCTGGCTCTCCTGAGCGAGTTGCCTCATAACCACCCCTCGAACGACTACATTTCGTATGCCTACGCGGAACGCGCCTGGAAGGACCTGTCTGTGACTCGTGGCAAGGGCTTTaccaaagaaaagaacaagaagaagcgtGGTTCCTACCGCGGTGGTCCCATCGACATCGCCCCCTGCACCACCTCTTTCAAGTTTGAGGACTAA
- a CDS encoding mitochondrial 37S ribosomal protein mS37 translates to MAPKGSLSTRLNPMRLNTINHLRVRRPNQNEQNPCVVVMSSMLNCWASAGYGAEGCAALEAQLRKCMDAPKSREQKKNTVNYHLMRMYPKVVGPRKKDGVLG, encoded by the exons ATGGCACCCAAAGGCTCCCTCTCCACCCGGCTGAACCCGATGCGTCTCAACACCATCAACCACCTCCGTGTTCGCCGGCCGAATCAAAATGAGCAGAACCCCTGCGTGGTGGTGATGTCTTCGATGCTTA ACTGCTGGGCTTCCGCTGGATATGGCGCAGAGGGCTGTGCTGCTCTTGAGGCTCAATTGCGGAAGTGCATGGATGCACCG AAATCCCGGGAGCAGAAAAAGAACACAGTCAACTACCACCTCATGAGAATGTATCCCAAGGTTGTTGGGCCCCGGAAGAAGGATGGTGTTCTCGGTTAA
- a CDS encoding DnaJ, with the protein MPGRYKLSTQLRGVISTCTFGAPIAPASRRFSAAFHLNQTSPSSTSKTEDKDGNDGPNQEEKESPMGRRLAQMTEDAMLEGGRSAQRNIEQAGFSEELKNQLAERIAASSFRSEYAAAHSIVEMPSAAGQGTRENAAAPKWTGTERLEDTTLRMLDDASKPIRMPYKIPDPVNLKLTPKPKKSRGERLAEAKERTSSYTLSQAPGVSEEERENLRRKMREQLTPGAHSMPISISGLSSLANERIEDAIARGQFKNIRRGKGVNTKTDHNANSAFIDTTEYFMNKIIQQQEIVPPWIEKQQQLGVELNRFRERLRADWRRHAAMLIASKGGSLDIQMKRAKAYAAAETRLADKAKFETSFTEDTSVSEINSDGQVVPKSEPPQLPAIKNDSEKAADDLSYLPPLRDPGYLAIERSYHELAVKQINTLARSYNLQAPASAHKPYINLDRELNACYAAVAPELAEEIKRRATERARPSSIVPPVSSSKFGSLGMAQSVRVHEEDQSKGYGMKELWRDLFTKS; encoded by the exons ATGCCTGGAAGATACAAGTTGTCAACACAACTTCGTGGTGTTATTTCAACATGCACGTTTGGAGCCCCGATAGCTCCCGCATCGAGGCGGTTCTCCGCAGCATTCCACCTGAATCAAACATCGCCCTCGTCTACGTCCAAGACGGAGGATAAAGATGGCAACGATGGACCAaatcaagaagaaaaagagagtCCGATGGGACGCCGTCTGGCTCAGATGACTGAAGATGCGATGCTAGAAGGTGGACGGTCTGCGCAACGCAACATCGAGCAAGCAGGGTTCTCAGAAGAACTGAAAAATCAGCTCGCAGAGCGCATTGCTGCTTCCTCGTTCAGGAGTGAGTATGCTGCTGCTCATTCCATAGTCGAAATGCCC TCTGCCGCAGGACAGGGCACACGAGAGAATGCTGCCGCTCCTAAATGGACAGGAACAGAGCGCCTTGAGGACACGACACTACGTATGCTAGATGACGCGAGCAAACCAATCCGAATGCCCTATAAAATCCCCGATCCCGTGAACCTCAAACTTACTCCCAAGCCCAAAAAGTCTCGTGGAGAACGACTTGCCGAAGCGAAGGAGCGTACTTCTTCATACACATTAAGTCAAGCTCCTGGAGTTTCCGAAGAGGAGCGCGAAAATCTGCGCCGTAAGATGAGGGAGCAGTTGACACCTGGGGCGCACTCCATGCCAATCTCGATCTCTGGTCTTTCATCCCTGGCAAATGAGCGAATCGAAGATGCGATTGCGCGTGGACAATTCAAAAACATACGCCGCGGCAAAGGCGTAAACACAAAAACGGATCACAATGCGAACAGCGCATTCATTGATACAACTGAATATTTTATGAATAAGATCATTCAGCAGCAGGAAATTGTGCCGCCGTGGATCGAGAAGCAACAACAGCTTGGCGTGGAACTCAATCGATTCCGCGAACGTCTCCGCGCGGACTGGCGGAGACATGCTGCAATGTTGATTGCGAGCAAGGGTGGGTCTCTGGACATACAAATGAAACGGGCAAAAGCCTATGCTGCCGCCGAGACTCGTTTGGCAGACAAAGCAAAATTCGAGACTTCATTTACGGAAGATACATCCGTCTCGGAGATCAACAGTGATGGCCAGGTAGTCCCCAAGTCGGAGCCACCCCAATTACCTGCAATTAAGAATGACAGCGAGAAAGCCGCGGATGATCTAAGTTATCTCCCACCATTGCGAGACCCCGGCTACCTCGCAATCGAGCGTTCTTATCACGAACTAGCCGTGAAACAAATCAACACTCTTGCACGTTCATACAACCTTCAAGCTCCAGCCTCCGCCCACAAGCCATATATCAATCTTGACCGAGAGCTCAACGCATGCTATGCCGCGGTAGCGCCTGAGCTGGCAGAGGAAATTAAACGCCGAGCAACAGAGCGTGCACGCCCTTCATCAATCGTTCCGCCGGTTTCCTCTAGCAAGTTTGGGTCACTGGGCATGGCGCAGTCTGTACGGGTTCACGAAGAAGACCAGTCAAAGGGATATGGTATGAAAGAGCTGTGGCGTGATTTATTTACTAAATCTTGA
- a CDS encoding Phosphorylase family protein, producing MTAPVVFFLSVLFTLLSAHSAPVQAQNTQRESKSAAPPTVDKQLLAIQIGSIVGAYLIFVAVLLALLIFVGRRLRRTVQSSNYSLHMEILKPARPPVSMDPSPVSPMSHNLPSPKSSGFKSWGSFNRSTRPSQPSMNGSMVTIDESIVANDRERAQHDMEMLYAAVMEHDAQKASGVDLSVREPDLQAQSPDSQLTNPFTDRGSHVSDNSLAPLKSPTKGFNSSRLSKLFNSGSRANPDPSKVRSPRLAIRKMPISSPLASPVVVTPQAYIPENPPLSPRIYNPGPPPVVPRLRASEAIRPAPGRARPPAPLTLSTSSPSSSVPSNLPFREAYPPQSAPATKTTILERPMKSRAGIVTGMATPYSPYMPFTPVTPFTPGRIVTKRQRKREERGNGLQVLNEDDLVKDDDDLWG from the coding sequence ATGACTGCCCCGGTAGTCTTCTTTTTGTCGGTCCTTTTCACTCTCTTGAGTGCACATAGTGCTCCGGTTCAAGCCCAGAACACCCAACGTGAATCTAAGTCGGCTGCACCCCCCACAGTGGATAAACAGTTGTTAGCAATCCAAATTGGAAGCATTGTGGGAGCCTATTTGATCTTTGTCGCTGTCCTCCTAGCTCTTCTGATCTTCGTTGGACGTCGCCTGCGTCGGACGGTTCAATCCTCCAACTATTCACTGCACATGGAAATTCTGAAGCCTGCTAGACCTCCTGTCAGCATGGATCCTAGCCCAGTCTCTCCAATGTCACACAATCTCCCCAGTCCGAAGTCCAGTGGATTCAAGTCCTGGGGATCATTCAACAGGAGTACCAGGCCCTCCCAACCATCCATGAACGGCAGCATGGTGACTATCGACGAGTCCATTGTTGCGAACGACCGAGAACGTGCCCAGCATGATATGGAGATGCTCTATGCGGCAGTTATGGAACATGATGCCCAGAAGGCTTCCGGGGTTGATCTGTCTGTCCGTGAACCAGACCTCCAAGCACAATCACCGGACAGTCAACTCACAAATCCATTCACTGACCGTGGCTCTCACGTCTCAGACAACTCACTGGCACCATTGAAGTCCCCCACCAAGGGTTTCAACAGCTCCCGCTTATCCAAGCTCTTCAACTCGGGCTCCCGGGCTAATCCAGACCCGAGCAAAGTGCGCTCGCCGCGTCTGGCTATCCGCAAAATGCCCATCTCCTCTCCACTAGCCTCGCCAGTAGTGGTTACCCCCCAGGCTTATATACCCGAAAACCCGCCTCTTTCCCCGCGGATCTATAACCCCGGTCCTCCTCCAGTGGTGCCGCGACTGCGGGCGAGCGAGGCAATCAGGCCCGCTCCGGGGCGTGCCCGTCCACCGGCGCCTCTAACCTTGTCAACTTCCTCGCCTTCTTCCTCTGTCCCATCTAACCTACCTTTCCGCGAGGCGTACCCACCGCAAAGTGCCCCGGCTACCAAGACCACTATCTTGGAACGGCCAATGAAGAGCAGGGCGGGTATAGTTACAGGCATGGCTACGCCGTATAGTCCGTACATGCCGTTCACTCCTGTCACACCCTTTACCCCCGGGCGCATAGTGACAAAGCGACAACGGAAGCGGGAGGAGCGGGGGAATGGATTACAAGTCTTGAACGAAGATGATTTGGtcaaggatgatgatgatctcTGGGGATGA
- a CDS encoding Pyrroline-5-carboxylate reductase — MASGQTLGFIGCGYMGGAVLQGLLNSAFSTKSAETTPKPILHFIACTKTAKSAARLQTTIAPEHKELIKIVSDRTVQTMQESHIIILSCKPFMAEAVF; from the exons ATGGCTTCAGGACAGACTCTCGGATTCATCGGGTGTG GTTATATGGGAGGCGCCGTCCTACAGGGCCTCCTAAACAGCGCATTCTCAACCAAATCCGCTGAAACCACACCGAAGCCAATACTCCACTTCATCGCGTGCACAAAGACAGCCAAATCCGCAGCCCGCCTACAGACCACAATCGCACCGGAACACAAAGAACTCATTAAAATCGTCTCCGACCGAACCGTCCAAACAATGCAAGAATCTCATATTATAATCCTCAGCTGCAAGCCCTTCATGGCAGAAGCCGTATTCTAA